One window of Phycodurus eques isolate BA_2022a chromosome 17, UOR_Pequ_1.1, whole genome shotgun sequence genomic DNA carries:
- the sumf2 gene encoding inactive C-alpha-formylglycine-generating enzyme 2 isoform X1 translates to MLFSCLWCVGLLSVITAAAAEENDVMVAIPGGRMTTRRSYGRAEDEETEIQLLPFLLDKQPVTNSAFRDFVRDQKYKTEAETFGWSFVFQDFVSEDLKGKVTHTIKSAPWWLPVERAFWSLQVPVLVSLLVWTSRWSRLAGMTLRPSAAGRGKSCPQRTSGSGRPEADSRARRFPGGSASGPIGATCGRARFRTATRRRTDITASLPSTPSRRRTTSVRRDADDGDDENDDDVPCLQDCGTCWATRGSGRPACFRRRGAHVSKCSRCAAPPGSTRPTARPITERKSPPGWATLPTLPRTT, encoded by the exons ATGTTGTTTAGTTGTCTTTGGTGTGTTGGTTTGTTGTCGGTGATCACGGCGGCGGCAG CAGAAGAAAATGACGTCATGGTGGCCATCCCCGGGGGGAGGATGACGACGAGGAGGAGCTACGGGAGGGCTGAAGATGAAGAGACCGAGATTCAACTTCTGCCTTTTCTGTTGGACAAACAGCCCGTCACTAACTCAGCTTTCAG AGACTTCGTGAGGGACCAAAAGTACAAAACAGAAGCTGAGacgtttggttggagttttgtcTTCCAGGATTTTGTGTCTGAAGACCTCAAGGGCAAAGTAACGCACACCATTAAG TCAGCTCCGTGGTGGCTTCCGGTTGAACGAGCCTTCTGGAG CCTTCAGGTGCCGGTTCTGGTATCGCTGCTCGTCTGGACTTCCCGGTGGTCCAGGTTAGCTGGAATGACGCTCAGGCCTTCTGCAGCTGGAAGAGGAAAAAGCTGCCCACAGAGGACCAGTGGGAGTGGGCGGCCAGAGGCGGACTCGCGC GCGCGACGTTTCCCTGGGGGGAGCGCTTCCGGGCCAATAGGAGCAACCTGTGGCAG GGCCCGTTTCCGGACGGCGACACGGCGGAGGACGGATATCACGGCCTCGCTCCCGTCGACGCCTTCCCGCCGCAGAACGACTTCGGTAAGGAGGGACGCAGACGACGGTGATGACGAAAATGACGACGATGTCCCGTGCCTGCAGGACTGTGGGACATGTTGGGCAACACGTGGGAGTGGACGTCCAGCGTGTTTCCGGCGTCGGGGGGCTCACGTCAGCAAATGTTCACGCTGCGCGGCGCCTCCTGGATCGACACGGCCGACGGCTCGGCCAATCACAGAGCGGAAGTCGCCGCCAG GATGGGCAACACTCCCGACTCTGCCTCGGACAACCTGA
- the sumf2 gene encoding inactive C-alpha-formylglycine-generating enzyme 2 isoform X4, giving the protein MLFSCLWCVGLLSVITAAAAEENDVMVAIPGGRMTTRRSYGRAEDEETEIQLLPFLLDKQPVTNSAFRDFVRDQKYKTEAETFGWSFVFQDFVSEDLKGKVTHTIKSAPWWLPVERAFWSLQVPVLVSLLVWTSRWSRLAGMTLRPSAAGRGKSCPQRTSGSGRPEADSRARRFPGGSASGPIGATCGRARFRTATRRRTDITASLPSTPSRRRTTSDCGTCWATRGSGRPACFRRRGAHVSKCSRCAAPPGSTRPTARPITERKSPPGWATLPTLPRTT; this is encoded by the exons ATGTTGTTTAGTTGTCTTTGGTGTGTTGGTTTGTTGTCGGTGATCACGGCGGCGGCAG CAGAAGAAAATGACGTCATGGTGGCCATCCCCGGGGGGAGGATGACGACGAGGAGGAGCTACGGGAGGGCTGAAGATGAAGAGACCGAGATTCAACTTCTGCCTTTTCTGTTGGACAAACAGCCCGTCACTAACTCAGCTTTCAG AGACTTCGTGAGGGACCAAAAGTACAAAACAGAAGCTGAGacgtttggttggagttttgtcTTCCAGGATTTTGTGTCTGAAGACCTCAAGGGCAAAGTAACGCACACCATTAAG TCAGCTCCGTGGTGGCTTCCGGTTGAACGAGCCTTCTGGAG CCTTCAGGTGCCGGTTCTGGTATCGCTGCTCGTCTGGACTTCCCGGTGGTCCAGGTTAGCTGGAATGACGCTCAGGCCTTCTGCAGCTGGAAGAGGAAAAAGCTGCCCACAGAGGACCAGTGGGAGTGGGCGGCCAGAGGCGGACTCGCGC GCGCGACGTTTCCCTGGGGGGAGCGCTTCCGGGCCAATAGGAGCAACCTGTGGCAG GGCCCGTTTCCGGACGGCGACACGGCGGAGGACGGATATCACGGCCTCGCTCCCGTCGACGCCTTCCCGCCGCAGAACGACTTCG GACTGTGGGACATGTTGGGCAACACGTGGGAGTGGACGTCCAGCGTGTTTCCGGCGTCGGGGGGCTCACGTCAGCAAATGTTCACGCTGCGCGGCGCCTCCTGGATCGACACGGCCGACGGCTCGGCCAATCACAGAGCGGAAGTCGCCGCCAG GATGGGCAACACTCCCGACTCTGCCTCGGACAACCTGA
- the sumf2 gene encoding inactive C-alpha-formylglycine-generating enzyme 2 isoform X2: MLFSCLWCVGLLSVITAAAAEENDVMVAIPGGRMTTRRSYGRAEDEETEIQLLPFLLDKQPVTNSAFRDFVRDQKYKTEAETFGWSFVFQDFVSEDLKGKVTHTIKSAPWWLPVERAFWRQPSGAGSGIAARLDFPVVQVSWNDAQAFCSWKRKKLPTEDQWEWAARGGLARATFPWGERFRANRSNLWQGPFPDGDTAEDGYHGLAPVDAFPPQNDFGLWDMLGNTWEWTSSVFPASGGSRQQMFTLRGASWIDTADGSANHRAEVAARMGNTPDSASDNLSFRCASDGRERERHADL; encoded by the exons ATGTTGTTTAGTTGTCTTTGGTGTGTTGGTTTGTTGTCGGTGATCACGGCGGCGGCAG CAGAAGAAAATGACGTCATGGTGGCCATCCCCGGGGGGAGGATGACGACGAGGAGGAGCTACGGGAGGGCTGAAGATGAAGAGACCGAGATTCAACTTCTGCCTTTTCTGTTGGACAAACAGCCCGTCACTAACTCAGCTTTCAG AGACTTCGTGAGGGACCAAAAGTACAAAACAGAAGCTGAGacgtttggttggagttttgtcTTCCAGGATTTTGTGTCTGAAGACCTCAAGGGCAAAGTAACGCACACCATTAAG TCAGCTCCGTGGTGGCTTCCGGTTGAACGAGCCTTCTGGAGGCAG CCTTCAGGTGCCGGTTCTGGTATCGCTGCTCGTCTGGACTTCCCGGTGGTCCAGGTTAGCTGGAATGACGCTCAGGCCTTCTGCAGCTGGAAGAGGAAAAAGCTGCCCACAGAGGACCAGTGGGAGTGGGCGGCCAGAGGCGGACTCGCGC GCGCGACGTTTCCCTGGGGGGAGCGCTTCCGGGCCAATAGGAGCAACCTGTGGCAG GGCCCGTTTCCGGACGGCGACACGGCGGAGGACGGATATCACGGCCTCGCTCCCGTCGACGCCTTCCCGCCGCAGAACGACTTCG GACTGTGGGACATGTTGGGCAACACGTGGGAGTGGACGTCCAGCGTGTTTCCGGCGTCGGGGGGCTCACGTCAGCAAATGTTCACGCTGCGCGGCGCCTCCTGGATCGACACGGCCGACGGCTCGGCCAATCACAGAGCGGAAGTCGCCGCCAG GATGGGCAACACTCCCGACTCTGCCTCGGACAACCTGAGCTTCAGGTGCGCCTCCGACGGCCGCGAGCGGGAACGGCACGCGGACTTGTAA
- the sumf2 gene encoding inactive C-alpha-formylglycine-generating enzyme 2 isoform X3, protein MLFSCLWCVGLLSVITAAAEENDVMVAIPGGRMTTRRSYGRAEDEETEIQLLPFLLDKQPVTNSAFRDFVRDQKYKTEAETFGWSFVFQDFVSEDLKGKVTHTIKSAPWWLPVERAFWSLQVPVLVSLLVWTSRWSRLAGMTLRPSAAGRGKSCPQRTSGSGRPEADSRARRFPGGSASGPIGATCGRARFRTATRRRTDITASLPSTPSRRRTTSVRRDADDGDDENDDDVPCLQDCGTCWATRGSGRPACFRRRGAHVSKCSRCAAPPGSTRPTARPITERKSPPGWATLPTLPRTT, encoded by the exons ATGTTGTTTAGTTGTCTTTGGTGTGTTGGTTTGTTGTCGGTGATCACGGCGGCGGCAG AAGAAAATGACGTCATGGTGGCCATCCCCGGGGGGAGGATGACGACGAGGAGGAGCTACGGGAGGGCTGAAGATGAAGAGACCGAGATTCAACTTCTGCCTTTTCTGTTGGACAAACAGCCCGTCACTAACTCAGCTTTCAG AGACTTCGTGAGGGACCAAAAGTACAAAACAGAAGCTGAGacgtttggttggagttttgtcTTCCAGGATTTTGTGTCTGAAGACCTCAAGGGCAAAGTAACGCACACCATTAAG TCAGCTCCGTGGTGGCTTCCGGTTGAACGAGCCTTCTGGAG CCTTCAGGTGCCGGTTCTGGTATCGCTGCTCGTCTGGACTTCCCGGTGGTCCAGGTTAGCTGGAATGACGCTCAGGCCTTCTGCAGCTGGAAGAGGAAAAAGCTGCCCACAGAGGACCAGTGGGAGTGGGCGGCCAGAGGCGGACTCGCGC GCGCGACGTTTCCCTGGGGGGAGCGCTTCCGGGCCAATAGGAGCAACCTGTGGCAG GGCCCGTTTCCGGACGGCGACACGGCGGAGGACGGATATCACGGCCTCGCTCCCGTCGACGCCTTCCCGCCGCAGAACGACTTCGGTAAGGAGGGACGCAGACGACGGTGATGACGAAAATGACGACGATGTCCCGTGCCTGCAGGACTGTGGGACATGTTGGGCAACACGTGGGAGTGGACGTCCAGCGTGTTTCCGGCGTCGGGGGGCTCACGTCAGCAAATGTTCACGCTGCGCGGCGCCTCCTGGATCGACACGGCCGACGGCTCGGCCAATCACAGAGCGGAAGTCGCCGCCAG GATGGGCAACACTCCCGACTCTGCCTCGGACAACCTGA
- the bicdl2l gene encoding bicaudal-D-related protein 2-like isoform X1 — MTGTGRRVTAGKTRLGTFFKKLFDLFSLVLFSLFPFRLCLSSTMDYTSRDPDVSADFSDLNSRLRPRLSSSEQLYCSLSRVQSRPARQRLTLRRTASLSEPEDDGPDASDGPGADSRNLAGMSLMDAREGTDSDSGPGARSTSQQGRSESPTSEGGESPFQRSYMSLPDLINGGRPLGRRRTLGHVNDTLNEIRREVELSRRRSIKLKAQVDKLQESRHGPGWSRDRERVTEEILSILRLMQLMPEHQGGRPPDPPPPGKNCLDAALAQLQDIARKMAVSGIAKKDAKSPPGASGSEDGALLQQALRDRDDAIEKKKAMETELLRSKSEMMLLNNQLLEAAQKRLELSLELEAWKEDMQLLLQQQLLLQQQVEQGQKKTSRMGILRRNKAPAQRPANFPVAPGPASPTSPTHSPTQNFFGRPQLSPAQAAPTWRDKWKRGNGGRPSLQDAPQRGDDGGFQVVSLD, encoded by the exons ATGACTGGCACCGGCCGCCGCGTCACGGCAGGAAAAACCCGTTTGGGAACATTCTTCAAGAAGCTCTTCGACTTGTTCAGCTTGGTTTTGTTCTCGCTCTTTCCTTTCCGTCTGTGCCTGTCCAGCACGATGGACTACACTTCGCGGGATCCGGACGTCTCTGCGGACTTCTCGGACCTCAACTCCCGTTTGCGTCCCCGCCTGAGCTCTAGCGAGCAGTTGTACTGTTCCCTCAGCAGAGTCCAGTCCAGACCCGCTCGGCAGCGATTGACGTTGCGCCGCACCGCCTCACTATCGGAACCGGAGGACGACGGCCCGGACGCTTCGGACGGCCCCGGCGCCGACTCGCGCAACCTCGCCGGCATGAGCCTGATGGACGCGCGCGAGGGGACCGATTCCGATTCCGGTCCCGGTGCGCGATCGACTTCGCAGCAGGGGCGCTCTGAGTCGCCGACCTCGGAGGGGGGCGAGTCCCCCTTCCAGAGAAGCTACATGAGCCTGCCCGACCTCATCAACGGCGGCAGGCCGCTCGGCAGGCGCAGGACCCTCGGACACGTCAATGACACG CTGAACGAGATCCGTCGGGAGGTGGAGTTGTCGCGCAGGCGCAGCATCAAGCTCAAGGCGCAAGTGGACAAACTGCAGGAGAGCCGACACGGACCCGGGTGGAGTCGAGACCGAGAGAGG GTGACGGAGGAGATCTTGTCCATCTTGAGGCTGATGCAGCTGATGCCCGAGCACCAGGGGGGGCGCCCCCCGGACCCGCCGCCCCCCGGAAAAAACTGCCTGGACGCCGCCCTCGCCCAGCTGCAGGACATCGCCCGCAAGATGGCCGTCAGCGGCATCGCCAAAAAG GACGCCAAGTCGCCTCCGGGAGCCAGCGGTTCCGAGGACGGCGCCCTGCTGCAACAGGCGCTGAGGGATCGAGACGACGCCATCGAGAA GAAGAAGGCGATGGAGACGGAGCTCCTGCGCAGCAAGTCGGAGATGATGCTGCTCAACAACCAGCTGCTGGAGGCGGCGCAGAAACGCTTGGAGCTCTCTCTGGAGCTCGAGGCCTGGAAG GAGGACATGCAGCTTCTGCTCCAGCAGCAGCTGCTGCTGCAGCAGCAGGTGGAGCAGGGCCAGAAGAAAACGTCCCGCATGGGCATCTTGAGGAGGAACAAGGCGCCTGCACAGCGCCCCGCCAACTTCCCGGTGGCGCCCGGCCCCGCCTCACCCACCTCACCCACGCACAGTCCCACCCAGAACTTCTTCGGCCGTCCTCAGCTATCGCCCGCCCAGGCGGCGCCCACCTGGAGGGACAAGTGGAAGAGGGGCAACGGGGGGCGGCCCTCGCTGCAGGATGCGCCCCAGCGCGGGGACGACGGCGGGTTCCAGGTGGTCTCGCTCGACTGA
- the bicdl2l gene encoding bicaudal-D-related protein 2-like isoform X2, whose translation MTGTGRRVTAGKTRLGTFFKKLFDLFSLVLFSLFPFRLCLSSTMDYTSRDPDVSADFSDLNSRLRPRLSSSEQLYCSLSRVQSRPARQRLTLRRTASLSEPEDDGPDASDGPGADSRNLAGMSLMDAREGTDSDSGPGARSTSQQGRSESPTSEGGESPFQRSYMSLPDLINGGRPLGRRRTLGHVNDTLNEIRREVELSRRRSIKLKAQVDKLQESRHGPGWSRDRERVTEEILSILRLMQLMPEHQGGRPPDPPPPGKNCLDAALAQLQDIARKMAVSGIAKKDAKSPPGASGSEDGALLQQALRDRDDAIEKKKAMETELLRSKSEMMLLNNQLLEAAQKRLELSLELEAWKVKHEHPKRARSREAACHLVRLDRGIEKSSADVLEFPFLTERWMIR comes from the exons ATGACTGGCACCGGCCGCCGCGTCACGGCAGGAAAAACCCGTTTGGGAACATTCTTCAAGAAGCTCTTCGACTTGTTCAGCTTGGTTTTGTTCTCGCTCTTTCCTTTCCGTCTGTGCCTGTCCAGCACGATGGACTACACTTCGCGGGATCCGGACGTCTCTGCGGACTTCTCGGACCTCAACTCCCGTTTGCGTCCCCGCCTGAGCTCTAGCGAGCAGTTGTACTGTTCCCTCAGCAGAGTCCAGTCCAGACCCGCTCGGCAGCGATTGACGTTGCGCCGCACCGCCTCACTATCGGAACCGGAGGACGACGGCCCGGACGCTTCGGACGGCCCCGGCGCCGACTCGCGCAACCTCGCCGGCATGAGCCTGATGGACGCGCGCGAGGGGACCGATTCCGATTCCGGTCCCGGTGCGCGATCGACTTCGCAGCAGGGGCGCTCTGAGTCGCCGACCTCGGAGGGGGGCGAGTCCCCCTTCCAGAGAAGCTACATGAGCCTGCCCGACCTCATCAACGGCGGCAGGCCGCTCGGCAGGCGCAGGACCCTCGGACACGTCAATGACACG CTGAACGAGATCCGTCGGGAGGTGGAGTTGTCGCGCAGGCGCAGCATCAAGCTCAAGGCGCAAGTGGACAAACTGCAGGAGAGCCGACACGGACCCGGGTGGAGTCGAGACCGAGAGAGG GTGACGGAGGAGATCTTGTCCATCTTGAGGCTGATGCAGCTGATGCCCGAGCACCAGGGGGGGCGCCCCCCGGACCCGCCGCCCCCCGGAAAAAACTGCCTGGACGCCGCCCTCGCCCAGCTGCAGGACATCGCCCGCAAGATGGCCGTCAGCGGCATCGCCAAAAAG GACGCCAAGTCGCCTCCGGGAGCCAGCGGTTCCGAGGACGGCGCCCTGCTGCAACAGGCGCTGAGGGATCGAGACGACGCCATCGAGAA GAAGAAGGCGATGGAGACGGAGCTCCTGCGCAGCAAGTCGGAGATGATGCTGCTCAACAACCAGCTGCTGGAGGCGGCGCAGAAACGCTTGGAGCTCTCTCTGGAGCTCGAGGCCTGGAAG GTGAAGCATGAGCACCCAAAAAGGGCCAGGTCACGGGAGGCAGCGTGTCATCTTGTTCGTCTGGACCGGGGAATAGAAAAATCAAGCGCCGACGTTTTGGAATTTCCCTTTTTAACGGAACGCTGGATGATCCGTTAG